A region of Streptomyces deccanensis DNA encodes the following proteins:
- a CDS encoding carbohydrate ABC transporter permease, with amino-acid sequence MTVAIDRATGKRRGEPGGRPGPLSRLKQSYQRFWYAYAMIAPVVVVLGVLVLYPLARGFYLTLTNANSLNSARTIGANRIEATYEFIGLDNYADILWGPTSYDRFWSHFIWTIVWTALCVALHYVIGLGLALLLNQKLRGRTFYRLILVLPWAVPTFVTVFGWRFMLADGGVINAGLEALHLPAPLWLEDTFWQRFAAIMVNTWCGVPFMMVSLLGGLQSIDSSLYEAAEMDGASAWQRFRYVTLPGLRSVSSTVVLLGVIWTFNQFAVIFLLFGDTAPEAQILVTWAYYLGFGQQPRDFAQSAAYGILLLAILIVFTSVYRRWLNRDEQQLAI; translated from the coding sequence ATGACAGTCGCCATCGACCGAGCGACCGGCAAGCGCCGAGGTGAACCGGGCGGGCGCCCGGGCCCGCTGTCGCGTCTGAAGCAGTCGTACCAGCGGTTCTGGTACGCGTACGCGATGATCGCCCCGGTGGTCGTCGTGCTCGGCGTCCTGGTGCTGTATCCGCTGGCGCGCGGCTTCTACCTCACCCTCACCAACGCCAACAGCCTCAACTCGGCGCGCACCATCGGCGCCAACCGCATCGAGGCCACCTACGAGTTCATCGGCCTCGACAACTACGCCGACATCCTGTGGGGCCCGACGTCGTACGACCGCTTCTGGTCGCACTTCATCTGGACGATCGTCTGGACGGCGCTCTGCGTCGCCCTGCACTACGTCATCGGGCTCGGCCTCGCGCTGCTGCTCAACCAGAAGCTGCGCGGCCGCACCTTCTACCGGCTGATCCTGGTCCTGCCGTGGGCCGTGCCGACCTTCGTCACCGTGTTCGGCTGGCGGTTCATGCTCGCCGACGGCGGTGTGATCAACGCCGGCCTCGAAGCACTGCACCTGCCGGCCCCGCTGTGGCTGGAGGACACCTTCTGGCAGCGGTTCGCCGCGATCATGGTCAACACCTGGTGCGGTGTGCCGTTCATGATGGTCTCGCTGCTCGGCGGTCTGCAGTCCATCGACTCCTCGCTGTACGAGGCGGCGGAGATGGACGGCGCGAGCGCCTGGCAGCGCTTCCGCTACGTCACCCTGCCGGGCCTGCGCTCGGTCAGCTCCACCGTCGTACTCCTCGGCGTCATCTGGACGTTCAACCAGTTCGCCGTCATCTTCCTGCTGTTCGGCGACACCGCGCCCGAGGCGCAGATCCTCGTGACCTGGGCCTACTACCTCGGCTTCGGACAGCAGCCGCGTGACTTCGCGCAGTCGGCGGCCTACGGCATCCTGCTGCTGGCCATCCTGATCGTCTTCAC
- a CDS encoding extracellular solute-binding protein: protein MRRGIAATALVASIALTATACGGSDSGDSADGPVTITWWDTSNATNEAPTYKALVKEFEAANKDIKVKYVNVPFDQAQNKFDTAAGATGAPDILRSEVGWTPAFAKKGFFLPLDGTEALKDQDKFQPSLIKQAQYDGKTYGVPFVTDTLALVYNKELFEKAGIAEAPKSWDDLKKAAATIKDKTGVDGYWGSTQAYYAQSFLYGEGTDTVDVAQKKITVNSAEAKKAYGTWLDLFDGKGLHKADTTADAYAHIQDAFVNGKVASIVQGPWEITNFYKGSAFKDKANLGIATVPAGGAGKAGAPTGGHNLSVYAGSDKAHQEASLKFINFMTSAKSQETIALKNSTLPTRDDAYTAEVKADPGIAGYQTVLAAAQPRPELPEYSSLWGPLDTELLAIAGGKESLDKGLGNAETAIAKLVPDYSK from the coding sequence ATGCGGCGTGGCATAGCGGCCACCGCGCTGGTGGCGTCGATCGCTCTCACGGCGACGGCCTGCGGCGGAAGCGACAGCGGCGACTCGGCCGACGGTCCGGTCACCATCACCTGGTGGGACACCTCCAACGCCACCAATGAGGCACCGACGTACAAGGCCTTGGTCAAGGAGTTCGAGGCCGCGAACAAGGACATCAAGGTCAAGTACGTCAACGTGCCCTTCGACCAGGCGCAGAACAAGTTCGACACCGCCGCCGGAGCCACGGGCGCGCCGGACATCCTGCGCTCCGAGGTCGGCTGGACGCCCGCCTTCGCCAAGAAGGGCTTCTTCCTGCCGCTCGACGGCACCGAGGCCCTCAAGGACCAGGACAAGTTCCAGCCCAGCCTGATCAAGCAGGCCCAGTACGACGGCAAGACCTACGGCGTCCCGTTCGTCACCGACACCCTCGCGCTGGTCTACAACAAGGAACTCTTCGAGAAGGCCGGCATCGCCGAGGCCCCCAAGAGCTGGGACGACCTGAAGAAGGCCGCCGCCACCATCAAGGACAAGACCGGCGTCGACGGCTACTGGGGCTCCACCCAGGCCTACTACGCCCAGTCCTTCCTCTACGGCGAGGGCACCGACACCGTCGACGTCGCGCAGAAGAAGATCACCGTGAACTCCGCCGAGGCGAAGAAGGCCTACGGCACCTGGCTGGACCTCTTCGACGGCAAGGGCCTGCACAAGGCGGACACCACCGCCGACGCCTACGCCCACATCCAGGACGCCTTCGTCAACGGCAAGGTCGCCTCGATCGTCCAGGGCCCGTGGGAGATCACCAACTTCTACAAGGGCTCCGCGTTCAAGGACAAGGCCAACCTGGGCATCGCCACCGTCCCGGCCGGCGGAGCCGGCAAGGCGGGCGCCCCGACCGGCGGCCACAACCTCTCCGTGTACGCCGGCTCGGACAAGGCGCACCAGGAGGCGTCGCTGAAGTTCATCAACTTCATGACCTCGGCGAAGTCCCAGGAGACCATCGCCCTGAAGAACTCCACGCTGCCCACGCGCGACGACGCCTACACCGCCGAGGTGAAGGCCGACCCGGGCATCGCCGGCTACCAGACCGTCCTCGCCGCCGCCCAGCCGCGCCCCGAGCTGCCCGAGTACAGCTCCCTGTGGGGCCCGCTCGACACCGAGCTGCTCGCGATCGCCGGCGGCAAGGAGTCCCTGGACAAGGGCCTCGGCAACGCGGAGACCGCGATCGCCAAGCTGGTCCCGGACTACAGCAAGTGA
- a CDS encoding LacI family DNA-binding transcriptional regulator, which produces MTTRLADIAAQAGVSEATVSRVLNGKPGVAATTRQSVLAALDVLGYERPVRLRQRSAGLVGLITPELENPIFPALAQVIGQALTRQGYTPVLATQTPGGSTEDELTEMLVDRGVAGIIFVSGLHADTSADMQRYEQLRAQGVPFVLVDGFSPKVQAPFISPDDRAAMSLAVTHLVSLGHTRIGLALGPKRFVPVQRKIEGFVRTMQDQLGLAAATVESELVQHSLYTLEGGQAAAMALIDRECTAVVCASDMMALGAIRAARQRGLEVPDDVSVVGFDDSPLIAFTDPPLTTVRKPVPAMGQAAVRTLLEEIGGTPAPHSEFVFMPELVVRGSTASAPGDRSRT; this is translated from the coding sequence GTGACCACACGGCTTGCCGACATCGCAGCCCAGGCGGGGGTCAGCGAGGCGACTGTCAGCCGCGTCCTGAACGGGAAGCCGGGCGTCGCCGCGACCACTCGCCAGTCCGTCCTGGCCGCTCTCGACGTGCTGGGCTACGAGCGGCCGGTCCGGCTGCGGCAGCGCAGCGCGGGCCTGGTGGGCCTCATAACCCCGGAGCTGGAGAACCCCATATTCCCGGCCCTGGCGCAGGTCATCGGGCAGGCGCTGACCCGGCAGGGGTACACGCCGGTGCTCGCCACCCAGACCCCCGGCGGGTCCACGGAGGACGAGCTGACGGAGATGCTGGTCGACCGGGGGGTCGCCGGCATCATCTTCGTCTCCGGTCTGCACGCCGACACCTCGGCCGACATGCAGCGCTACGAGCAACTGCGCGCCCAGGGCGTGCCGTTCGTCCTCGTCGACGGTTTCTCGCCCAAGGTGCAGGCCCCCTTCATCTCGCCGGACGACCGGGCGGCGATGTCCCTGGCGGTGACGCATCTGGTGTCGCTGGGGCACACCCGGATAGGTCTGGCGCTCGGCCCCAAGCGCTTCGTTCCGGTGCAGCGCAAGATCGAGGGCTTCGTCCGCACGATGCAGGACCAGTTGGGGCTGGCGGCCGCGACCGTGGAGTCCGAGCTCGTCCAGCACTCCCTCTACACGCTGGAGGGCGGCCAGGCGGCGGCCATGGCGCTCATCGACCGGGAGTGCACGGCGGTGGTGTGCGCGAGCGACATGATGGCGCTCGGCGCGATCCGGGCGGCCCGGCAGCGGGGGCTGGAGGTCCCGGACGACGTCTCGGTCGTCGGCTTCGACGACTCCCCGCTGATCGCCTTCACCGACCCGCCGCTGACGACCGTCCGCAAGCCGGTCCCGGCGATGGGGCAGGCGGCGGTGCGTACCCTGCTGGAGGAGATCGGCGGGACTCCGGCGCCGCACAGTGAGTTCGTGTTCATGCCGGAACTGGTGGTGCGGGGGTCGACCGCCTCGGCGCCTGGGGACCGTTCTCGTACCTGA
- a CDS encoding phosphatase PAP2 family protein: MGETTVTTLEEGREQAAPRSVTDAPEQQRFLHRLRVPRRPRIWFEILLIAVSYWTYSLIRNAVPEQKTQALENADWIWRMEHHLGIAVEETINHSVNSVTWLIVGMNYYYATLHFVVTLGVLVWIYRSHPGRYAATRLVLFATTAVALVGYYFYPLAPPRLMTGENFIDTVVVHQTWGSMASGDLKNMSNQYAAMPSMHIGWSLWCGLTIFALASVPWVRVLGLLYPTLTLVVIVATANHFWLDAVGGMICLAFGYAVARVWYGALPYALPRQVTGDIREPELEPVKV, from the coding sequence ATGGGTGAAACGACCGTGACGACACTGGAGGAAGGCCGGGAGCAGGCCGCTCCGCGGTCCGTCACGGACGCGCCGGAGCAGCAGAGGTTCCTGCACCGGCTGCGGGTTCCGCGCAGGCCGCGTATCTGGTTCGAGATCCTGCTGATCGCGGTGAGTTACTGGACGTACTCCCTGATCCGCAACGCGGTCCCCGAGCAGAAGACGCAGGCGCTGGAGAACGCCGACTGGATCTGGAGGATGGAGCACCACCTCGGGATCGCGGTCGAGGAGACGATCAACCACTCCGTGAACTCGGTGACATGGCTGATCGTCGGCATGAACTACTACTACGCGACCCTGCACTTCGTCGTCACGCTCGGTGTCCTCGTGTGGATCTACCGTAGTCATCCGGGGCGTTACGCGGCGACGCGTCTGGTCCTCTTCGCCACCACCGCCGTGGCCCTCGTCGGCTACTACTTCTACCCGCTGGCCCCGCCCCGCCTGATGACCGGCGAGAACTTCATCGACACGGTCGTCGTCCACCAGACGTGGGGCTCCATGGCCTCGGGCGACCTGAAGAACATGTCGAACCAGTACGCGGCGATGCCGTCCATGCACATCGGGTGGTCGCTGTGGTGCGGGCTCACGATCTTCGCGCTGGCGTCGGTGCCGTGGGTGCGGGTGCTGGGCCTGCTTTACCCGACGCTCACACTCGTCGTCATCGTGGCCACCGCCAACCACTTCTGGCTGGACGCGGTCGGCGGCATGATCTGCCTGGCCTTCGGCTACGCGGTGGCCCGCGTCTGGTACGGCGCCCTGCCGTACGCACTCCCGCGCCAGGTGACGGGCGACATCCGGGAACCGGAACTGGAACCGGTCAAGGTGTAG
- a CDS encoding LysR family transcriptional regulator has translation MMDVRRMQVLRTVVTSGSVTAAATALGYTPSAISQQVAALEKEAGIALLERVGRGVRPTEAGLLLTEYAGAIGRQVAEAEAALADLRAGRTGRLAVRYFATAGASLVAPAVARLRAEHPGVRVELKLIDPDDPLPAVREGRADLALVVRPRGADPDGVRLLHLLDDTYLAVLPAAHPLAERPDLTLADLADEPWVGSEWPGPCLDAQLEACAEAGFRPRFVVESEDYATAQGFVAAGLGVGLIPRLGLGSSHPDVVVRRFTGAEPRRSIHAAVRGTAPPQPALRTFVRALRQAADASRSRRPAPAVDTHGT, from the coding sequence ATGATGGATGTGCGGCGGATGCAGGTGCTCAGGACCGTGGTGACCAGCGGCTCGGTGACGGCCGCCGCGACCGCCCTCGGCTACACCCCGTCCGCGATCAGCCAGCAGGTCGCGGCGCTGGAGAAGGAGGCCGGGATCGCGCTGCTGGAGCGGGTCGGACGCGGGGTGCGGCCCACGGAGGCCGGGCTGCTGCTCACCGAGTACGCCGGTGCGATCGGACGGCAGGTCGCCGAGGCGGAGGCCGCGCTGGCCGATCTGCGGGCCGGGCGCACGGGGCGGCTGGCCGTGCGGTACTTCGCCACGGCCGGCGCCTCCCTGGTGGCCCCCGCCGTCGCCCGGCTCCGCGCCGAGCACCCCGGTGTGCGCGTCGAGCTGAAGCTCATCGACCCCGACGATCCGCTTCCGGCGGTCAGGGAGGGGCGGGCCGACCTCGCGCTCGTCGTCCGGCCGCGCGGCGCCGACCCCGACGGCGTACGGCTGCTGCACCTGCTCGACGACACCTACCTCGCCGTACTGCCCGCCGCGCACCCCCTCGCCGAGCGGCCCGACCTCACGCTGGCCGACCTCGCCGACGAGCCGTGGGTCGGCAGCGAATGGCCGGGGCCCTGTCTGGACGCCCAGCTGGAGGCGTGCGCCGAGGCGGGCTTCCGCCCCCGGTTCGTGGTGGAGAGCGAGGACTACGCGACCGCGCAGGGCTTCGTCGCCGCGGGTCTCGGCGTCGGTCTCATCCCCCGCCTCGGCCTCGGCAGCAGCCACCCCGACGTCGTCGTACGCCGCTTCACGGGCGCGGAACCCCGCCGCTCCATCCACGCGGCCGTACGCGGGACGGCTCCGCCCCAGCCCGCCCTGCGGACGTTCGTCAGAGCGCTGAGGCAAGCGGCCGACGCCTCGCGGTCCCGGCGACCGGCACCCGCCGTCGACACCCACGGCACGTGA
- a CDS encoding DMT family transporter has translation MPLASTLRMALLALLWGSGFLWIKLALNHGLSPLQITVARCALGAAVLLALALAARQRLPRDGRTWAHLLVAAFFCNALPFALFGIGEQTVDSGTAGVLNATTPLWALLLGLVLGTDRPLSPARLTGLLLGFAGVLLIFAPWQRAGLMTGGALALLGAAVSYAVAFAYMGRHLTGRDAPLAVSAAQLLTATGWAAAGWATTGWAADTGPAGSAGPAGVDATAVLAVVVLGIFGTGITFYLNYRLIADEGATSAATVGYLLPVVSVALGALFLDERVGPRVLAGMVVVLAGVALTRPRRAPGRTGVRGRVRVGGAWSRSSPRP, from the coding sequence ATGCCTCTCGCGTCCACGCTCCGCATGGCCCTCCTCGCCCTCCTGTGGGGCTCGGGCTTCCTCTGGATCAAACTCGCCCTCAACCACGGCCTGTCCCCGCTCCAGATCACGGTCGCGCGCTGCGCGCTGGGCGCGGCGGTCCTGCTGGCCCTCGCCCTGGCCGCCCGCCAGCGCCTGCCGCGCGACGGGCGGACCTGGGCCCATCTCCTGGTCGCCGCCTTCTTCTGCAACGCCCTGCCGTTCGCGCTCTTCGGCATCGGCGAGCAGACCGTCGACTCGGGCACGGCGGGCGTCCTCAACGCGACGACCCCGCTGTGGGCCCTGCTCCTCGGCCTCGTCCTCGGCACGGACCGCCCCCTCTCCCCCGCCCGCCTCACCGGACTCCTCCTCGGCTTCGCCGGGGTCCTGCTGATCTTCGCGCCCTGGCAACGGGCGGGGCTGATGACCGGGGGCGCGCTCGCGCTGCTCGGGGCGGCCGTCAGCTACGCGGTGGCCTTCGCGTACATGGGCCGCCACCTGACGGGCCGCGACGCCCCGCTCGCCGTCTCCGCCGCGCAGCTGCTGACGGCGACGGGGTGGGCGGCGGCCGGGTGGGCGACGACGGGGTGGGCCGCGGACACCGGGCCCGCCGGGAGCGCCGGCCCGGCCGGGGTCGACGCGACGGCCGTGCTCGCGGTGGTCGTCCTCGGGATCTTCGGGACCGGGATCACCTTCTACCTCAACTACCGCCTGATCGCGGACGAGGGAGCGACGAGCGCGGCGACGGTCGGCTATCTGCTGCCGGTGGTGTCGGTCGCCCTGGGGGCGCTGTTCCTGGACGAGCGGGTGGGGCCCCGGGTGCTCGCGGGCATGGTGGTGGTCCTGGCGGGGGTGGCACTGACCAGGCCGCGACGGGCCCCGGGCCGTACGGGGGTGCGTGGTCGGGTGCGGGTGGGTGGGGCCTGGTCGCGCAGTTCCCCGCGCCCCTGA